A region from the Trueperaceae bacterium genome encodes:
- a CDS encoding MBL fold metallo-hydrolase — protein MSAGRGITITPIRVGELAAVRMPIHVYCIDHPDGRILVDTGFTELHPAVADMQPNIHPLNRQDFDLGVVRMVMNTHLHFDHCGGNHLFPDVPLYVQRQELEDARAQPDYTVPEWVDPPNRPLRYVTVEGDQELLPGILAVSTPGHTRGSQAIVVDAHDGLVVIAGDAAVWSGELDDPKTEGQRRIVSLRPKRVWLSHQTEPWTPG, from the coding sequence ATGAGCGCCGGTCGAGGGATCACGATCACGCCCATCAGGGTAGGGGAGCTCGCGGCGGTCCGGATGCCGATCCACGTGTACTGCATCGACCATCCCGACGGGCGGATCCTGGTCGACACGGGATTCACCGAGCTGCACCCGGCCGTCGCCGACATGCAGCCGAACATCCACCCGTTGAACCGGCAGGACTTCGACCTCGGCGTCGTCCGCATGGTGATGAACACTCACCTGCACTTCGATCACTGCGGCGGTAACCACCTGTTCCCTGACGTCCCCCTCTACGTGCAGCGCCAAGAGCTCGAGGACGCGCGTGCACAACCTGACTACACCGTCCCGGAGTGGGTGGACCCGCCGAACCGGCCGTTGAGGTACGTCACCGTGGAAGGAGATCAGGAGCTCCTTCCCGGCATCCTGGCGGTGTCGACGCCGGGCCACACGCGGGGGTCTCAGGCGATCGTCGTCGATGCGCATGACGGCCTAGTGGTCATCGCCGGCGACGCCGCCGTCTGGTCGGGCGAACTGGACGACCCCAAGACCGAGGGGCAAAGGCGCATCGTTTCGCTTCGCCCCAAGCGTGTCTGGCTCTCACACCAAACCGAACCGTGGACACCGGGCTAG
- a CDS encoding MFS transporter, which translates to MRQRRATSRAATLLDVRPLRESPAFLRLWVGTTLSVFGSQLASFAVLFLVWERTGNAALVGAIGGAQAVPMLVFALLGGRIADSVDRRTLVIVIRVGQLLASTMLAAVVISGTASVVPIFVVIAIQSGLNAVGAPASKTFVPRLLSGERLSAGLALTNLSFQISMLAGPLVGGLVIAWSGVGPCLVANPIAFVFALYGVARLPSMRPKGSGTETPGSGFFAAARLVARTPVLIGAFATDLCVTLLSMPVALFPVINAERYGGSSVTLGLFQPALAIGGVLAGTFSGRITRSRKQGLVMLVSGGIWGVALVAFGAADRLWLALPALALAGAADVASVVSRATLVQEATPDAYRGRVNAIDYLVGVGGPQLGNLRAGVVASATGGAASAMLGGLAAALGVASIALGIPAVRRYRRSE; encoded by the coding sequence ATGAGGCAGCGGCGCGCCACGAGCCGCGCCGCAACGTTGCTCGACGTGAGGCCGCTCCGCGAGAGTCCAGCGTTCCTCCGGCTCTGGGTCGGCACCACCCTTTCGGTCTTCGGCTCGCAGCTCGCTTCGTTCGCCGTGCTCTTCCTCGTCTGGGAACGCACGGGGAACGCGGCACTCGTCGGGGCGATCGGCGGGGCGCAGGCCGTGCCGATGTTGGTGTTCGCGTTACTGGGTGGGCGCATCGCGGACTCGGTCGACCGCCGGACGCTGGTGATCGTGATCCGCGTCGGGCAACTGCTCGCCTCTACGATGCTCGCGGCCGTCGTCATCTCCGGCACCGCTTCCGTCGTGCCGATCTTCGTGGTGATCGCCATCCAGTCGGGACTGAACGCCGTCGGAGCCCCGGCCTCCAAGACCTTCGTCCCGCGGCTCCTGAGCGGTGAGCGCCTCAGCGCCGGTCTGGCATTGACGAACCTCTCCTTCCAGATCAGCATGCTGGCCGGGCCGCTGGTCGGCGGATTGGTGATCGCGTGGTCGGGGGTCGGACCGTGCCTGGTCGCCAACCCCATCGCGTTCGTGTTCGCTCTCTACGGCGTCGCGCGCCTGCCCAGCATGCGGCCGAAGGGTTCGGGCACAGAGACACCCGGAAGCGGGTTCTTCGCGGCGGCCCGACTGGTGGCACGCACGCCCGTGCTCATCGGCGCGTTCGCCACGGATCTCTGCGTCACCCTGCTTTCCATGCCGGTCGCGCTGTTCCCAGTGATCAACGCCGAGCGCTACGGCGGGTCGAGCGTCACTCTCGGGCTCTTCCAGCCGGCGCTGGCGATCGGTGGCGTTCTGGCAGGCACGTTCTCCGGTCGGATCACCCGCAGCCGGAAACAAGGTCTAGTGATGCTCGTCTCGGGCGGCATCTGGGGCGTGGCGCTCGTCGCCTTCGGCGCCGCCGACCGGTTATGGCTGGCGCTGCCGGCCCTGGCGCTAGCCGGTGCAGCGGACGTCGCGAGCGTCGTCTCGCGCGCCACGCTCGTGCAGGAGGCGACCCCCGATGCGTACCGCGGTCGCGTCAACGCGATCGACTACCTGGTCGGCGTCGGTGGCCCCCAGTTAGGCAACTTGCGGGCTGGTGTCGTGGCCTCCGCCACCGGCGGTGCGGCGAGCGCCATGCTAGGCGGGCTGGCGGCCGCGCTAGGTGTCGCCTCCATCGCCCTCGGCATCCCGGCCGTACGGCGGTACCGAAGGTCGGAGTAA